The DNA sequence CCGATCGCTTCGCTGCTCGCGTCGATCGCCACCGTCAGCAGCTGCGTCATGCTCTCGCGCAGCTGCCGCAGCTCGCCGTGGATACGGCTGCGGATCTCCTCGAACGTGAGTCCGGCGTAGTTCTGGTTGAGGATGTTGGCGGCCTCGGTGAGCTCGCCCGGCGAGTACGGCTTCTCGGTGAAGAGGATGCGATTCTGCACGTCGCCCTCGGGGGTGACGATGATGAGCAGGATGCGCTTCTCGGCGAGCTTGAGGAACTCGATGTGGCGGAACGCCGGATTGCGCCGGCGCGGCACGATCACCACGCCCGCGAAATGCGTGAGATCCGACAGGATGTGCGAGGCCGTCGTCACCAGCTTCTGCGCGCTGTGGCTCTGCAGATTGCCTTCGAGCTGCTGGATCTCCAGCCGGTCGAGCGGTTTCAGGGTGAGCAAGGTGTCGACGAAGAAGCGATAGCCGCGCGGCGTCGGGATGCGTCCGGCGGACGTGTGCGGACTCACGATGAAGCCCATTTCCTCGAGATCCGCCATGATGTTGCGGATGCTCGCCGGCGACAGATCGAGCCCGGAGTAGCGCGAAAGCGTGCGCGAGCCGACCGGCTGGCCGTCTGCGATGTAGCGTTCGACCAGGGTTTTCAGCAGGATTTGCGCGCGCTCTGAAAGCATCGTTA is a window from the Betaproteobacteria bacterium genome containing:
- the hrcA gene encoding heat-inducible transcriptional repressor HrcA — encoded protein: MLSERAQILLKTLVERYIADGQPVGSRTLSRYSGLDLSPASIRNIMADLEEMGFIVSPHTSAGRIPTPRGYRFFVDTLLTLKPLDRLEIQQLEGNLQSHSAQKLVTTASHILSDLTHFAGVVIVPRRRNPAFRHIEFLKLAEKRILLIIVTPEGDVQNRILFTEKPYSPGELTEAANILNQNYAGLTFEEIRSRIHGELRQLRESMTQLLTVAIDASSEAIGETEEVVVSGERNLLDVQELSSDMERLRGLFALFDQKTSLLRILDLSSRADGVQIFIGGESGIAPLDECSVVTASYEVEGQVVGTVGVVGPTRMAYERVIPIVDVTAKLLASALSQN